A window of Rubricoccus marinus contains these coding sequences:
- a CDS encoding heavy metal-responsive transcriptional regulator, producing the protein MTIGALAEASGVSVDTIRFYEKRGLLPAPPRTSGGFRDYGPEAAGRLSAIARAKALGFTLAETAAILSWNASPQADAAAVRDAARDRLRETEAQIADLERQRHKLARLVNACGGEDTAREDCPILNEIAG; encoded by the coding sequence ATGACCATCGGCGCCCTCGCCGAGGCCTCTGGCGTCTCGGTGGACACGATCCGCTTTTACGAGAAGCGGGGCCTGTTGCCCGCCCCGCCGCGCACGTCGGGCGGCTTCCGCGACTACGGTCCGGAGGCCGCCGGGCGGCTCTCGGCTATCGCGCGGGCCAAGGCGCTCGGCTTCACGCTCGCCGAGACCGCCGCCATCCTCTCGTGGAACGCCTCGCCCCAGGCCGACGCCGCGGCCGTCCGCGACGCCGCGCGAGACAGGCTCCGCGAGACCGAAGCGCAAATCGCCGACCTGGAGCGCCAGAGGCACAAGCTGGCGCGGCTCGTCAACGCCTGCGGCGGCGAGGACACGGCGCGCGAGGACTGCCCCATCCTGAACGAGATCGCGGGCTAA
- a CDS encoding DUF411 domain-containing protein, translated as MTSSFRLLALAALLPLAACQPDDAPEPVDTATPATPAATADTPIVPTSADGPLVTVYKSPTCGCCSLWGEYLEKEGFQVVNRDVQNMAAVKDSLGVPADLGSCHTATVEGYVIEGHVPAEPIRQLLAEKPDARGLSVPGMPLGSPGMEQGDLRQPYNVLILDKTGEASVYASIEGSTPTQG; from the coding sequence ATGACGTCCTCTTTCCGCCTTCTGGCCCTCGCCGCGCTTCTCCCCCTGGCGGCCTGCCAGCCCGACGACGCGCCCGAGCCCGTCGACACCGCCACGCCGGCCACGCCAGCGGCCACCGCCGACACGCCCATCGTGCCGACCTCCGCCGACGGCCCGCTCGTGACCGTCTACAAATCGCCGACCTGCGGCTGCTGCTCGCTCTGGGGCGAGTACCTGGAGAAAGAGGGCTTCCAGGTCGTCAACCGCGACGTGCAGAACATGGCCGCCGTCAAAGACAGCCTCGGCGTCCCTGCGGACCTCGGCTCGTGCCACACCGCGACCGTCGAGGGCTACGTCATCGAGGGCCACGTCCCCGCCGAGCCCATCCGCCAACTCCTCGCCGAGAAGCCCGACGCCAGAGGCCTGAGCGTCCCCGGCATGCCCCTCGGCTCGCCCGGCATGGAGCAGGGCGACCTCCGCCAGCCCTACAACGTGCTGATCCTCGACAAGACCGGCGAGGCCTCGGTCTACGCGTCCATCGAGGGCTCCACGCCGACGCAGGGATGA
- a CDS encoding multicopper oxidase family protein: MNRRDLLASGAAAIGGFALGGRRAAALPVRWDPEAAADSLTARDTTLAPEAAPTSATTPEASGARPAFQSPAPNPQSLATKWQGDRPARVYTPNGSSITGRRADDGAWVYHLTVGEVEHTFAPGLTATCWGYNGEVHGPTFEGVEGDDVRIYVTNNLSTPTTVHWHGVFLPSGMDGVGGLSQPVIGPGETFLYAFPLKQNGTFMYHAHHDEMTQIALGLTGMFIVHPKASGARGVDRDIAIMLHEWYVEPGTSRPDPNVMSDFNLLTMNGQAYPGTAPLVVGHNDRVRIRFGNLSPMDHHPIHVHGHAWKTVATDGGPIPASAQWPESTVLVPVGATRTVEFVADALGDWALHCHMTHHVMNQMGHDVPNTTGVDSRRLDRAVQPLAPGYATMGEAGMDEHGRHIEMGHMSVPDNSIPMVGQQGPFGYITMGGMYTNLKVRPTPVAYDADPGWWDHPAGTVARRVGAEAAARDGITL; this comes from the coding sequence ATGAACCGACGCGACCTCCTCGCCTCTGGCGCCGCCGCGATTGGCGGCTTCGCCCTCGGCGGCCGCCGCGCCGCCGCGCTCCCGGTCCGCTGGGACCCCGAAGCCGCCGCCGACTCCCTCACCGCCCGCGACACCACCCTCGCGCCAGAGGCGGCGCCCACCTCCGCGACCACGCCAGAGGCCTCTGGCGCCCGGCCGGCTTTCCAGTCCCCAGCCCCCAATCCCCAGTCCCTCGCCACGAAGTGGCAGGGCGACCGCCCCGCCCGCGTCTACACCCCCAACGGCTCCTCCATCACCGGGCGCCGCGCCGACGACGGTGCGTGGGTCTACCACCTGACCGTGGGCGAGGTGGAGCACACGTTCGCGCCCGGCCTGACCGCCACCTGCTGGGGCTACAACGGCGAGGTCCACGGCCCCACATTCGAAGGCGTCGAGGGCGACGACGTGCGGATCTACGTCACGAACAACCTGTCCACGCCAACGACGGTCCACTGGCACGGCGTCTTCCTGCCAAGCGGGATGGACGGCGTGGGCGGTCTCAGCCAACCCGTGATCGGGCCGGGCGAGACGTTCCTCTACGCGTTCCCGCTCAAGCAGAACGGGACGTTCATGTACCACGCCCATCACGACGAGATGACGCAGATCGCGCTCGGCCTGACGGGCATGTTCATCGTGCACCCGAAGGCCTCTGGCGCCAGAGGCGTGGACCGCGACATCGCGATCATGCTCCACGAGTGGTACGTGGAGCCGGGCACGAGCCGCCCGGACCCCAACGTGATGAGCGACTTCAACCTGCTCACCATGAACGGGCAGGCCTACCCCGGGACCGCCCCGCTCGTCGTGGGTCACAACGACCGCGTGCGGATCCGCTTCGGCAACCTCTCGCCGATGGACCACCACCCCATCCACGTCCACGGCCACGCGTGGAAAACGGTCGCGACCGATGGCGGCCCGATCCCCGCCAGCGCCCAGTGGCCCGAGAGCACCGTCCTCGTGCCCGTCGGCGCGACCCGCACCGTCGAGTTCGTGGCCGACGCGCTCGGCGACTGGGCGCTGCACTGCCACATGACGCACCACGTGATGAACCAGATGGGCCACGACGTGCCCAACACGACCGGCGTCGACAGCCGCAGGCTGGACCGCGCCGTGCAGCCTCTGGCGCCCGGCTACGCCACGATGGGCGAGGCCGGGATGGACGAGCACGGCCGCCACATCGAAATGGGCCACATGTCCGTTCCGGACAACTCCATCCCGATGGTGGGCCAACAGGGCCCCTTCGGATACATCACCATGGGTGGGATGTACACCAACCTGAAAGTCCGCCCCACCCCCGTCGCCTACGACGCCGACCCCGGCTGGTGGGACCACCCCGCCGGGACCGTCGCCCGCCGCGTAGGTGCCGAAGCCGCCGCCCGCGACGGCATCACGCTCTAA
- a CDS encoding isoaspartyl peptidase/L-asparaginase family protein, translated as MCRFLSLLCLFSLVPLASPAGAQDAPEDPVVLVIHGGAGTITKANMTDAQEASIRASLEAALRAGHAEIEAGRPALDAVVAAIHLMEEDPQFNSGRGGVFAADGTVRHDASIMDGATGMAGASSNTQHVRHPISLARAVMENSPHVLLTAEGAEEFALQQGLETVPNTYFHTASRRAALDRVQQREREAMNDATGANGVPLAPEAGTPAWIAPEDWQMKGTVGAVALDNGGHLAAGTSTGGMTNKRWGRVGDSPIIGAGTYAMDETCGVSATGHGEYFIRLAIAHDIAARAKYLGETCAEAADHVINTTLTEAGGTGGVIVLDASGEAGLPFNTEGMYRGTITRSGKVMTAMYGE; from the coding sequence ATGTGCCGGTTCCTCTCTCTCCTTTGCCTCTTCTCCCTCGTGCCTCTGGCGTCTCCCGCCGGAGCGCAGGACGCGCCAGAGGACCCCGTCGTGCTCGTCATCCACGGCGGCGCCGGGACCATCACGAAGGCCAACATGACCGACGCGCAAGAGGCCTCGATTCGCGCCTCGCTGGAGGCGGCGCTGAGGGCGGGCCACGCCGAGATCGAAGCGGGGCGCCCGGCGCTGGACGCCGTGGTCGCCGCGATCCACCTCATGGAAGAGGACCCGCAGTTCAACTCCGGCCGCGGCGGCGTCTTCGCCGCCGACGGGACGGTCCGCCACGACGCGTCCATCATGGACGGCGCGACGGGCATGGCCGGGGCCTCGTCCAACACGCAGCACGTGCGCCACCCGATCTCGCTCGCGCGGGCCGTGATGGAGAACAGCCCGCACGTGCTCCTGACCGCCGAAGGCGCCGAGGAGTTCGCGCTGCAGCAGGGCCTCGAAACCGTGCCCAACACGTACTTCCACACCGCGAGCCGCCGCGCCGCGCTGGACCGCGTGCAGCAGCGTGAGCGCGAGGCCATGAACGACGCCACCGGCGCCAACGGCGTGCCTCTGGCGCCAGAGGCGGGCACGCCCGCATGGATCGCGCCCGAGGACTGGCAGATGAAAGGGACCGTCGGCGCCGTCGCGCTGGACAACGGCGGGCACCTCGCGGCCGGCACGTCCACGGGCGGCATGACCAACAAGCGCTGGGGCCGCGTCGGCGACAGCCCCATCATCGGCGCGGGGACCTACGCCATGGACGAGACCTGCGGCGTGAGCGCGACCGGCCACGGCGAGTACTTCATCCGCCTCGCTATCGCGCACGACATCGCGGCGCGTGCGAAGTACCTCGGCGAGACCTGCGCCGAGGCCGCCGACCACGTGATCAACACCACGCTGACCGAGGCCGGCGGGACCGGCGGCGTCATCGTGCTGGACGCCTCTGGCGAAGCGGGCCTCCCGTTCAACACGGAGGGCATGTACCGCGGGACCATCACGCGCTCCGGCAAGGTGATGACGGCGATGTACGGCGAGTAG
- a CDS encoding DUF3347 domain-containing protein, whose product MSRFLLALGVLAGCAAPPALLESAPPASPEAFVSLAPLARAPQPVLPAPLRRSASGAMPADHAAMGHAPADHAAAGHAPMPPEASGDTAAAPSALGDALDAYLAIQSALARGAFEGVADHALAFADAWSFAAEEAPEADPHFWHMRSAEVDAVETHAFVLADAEDLDAAREAFGALSAPFVALVEAHGAPAGYGLSRFSCGMRSDLPEGGVWLQRGTETQNPYFGSRMLACGTRGAAVPARADDMRMGPPEAAPASGAMPAPAMSHETMDHSG is encoded by the coding sequence ATGTCCCGCTTTCTGCTCGCGCTCGGCGTTCTCGCCGGGTGCGCCGCGCCGCCCGCCCTATTGGAGTCGGCGCCTCCCGCCTCGCCAGAGGCCTTCGTCTCGCTCGCACCTCTGGCGCGGGCGCCCCAGCCCGTCCTCCCCGCCCCGCTGCGTCGATCTGCCTCTGGCGCGATGCCGGCGGATCACGCCGCGATGGGCCACGCCCCGGCGGACCACGCTGCAGCCGGCCACGCCCCGATGCCGCCAGAGGCCTCTGGCGACACCGCCGCCGCGCCGTCCGCTCTGGGAGACGCGCTCGACGCCTACCTCGCCATCCAGAGCGCCCTCGCTCGCGGCGCCTTCGAGGGTGTCGCCGATCACGCGCTGGCCTTTGCCGACGCGTGGAGCTTTGCCGCTGAGGAGGCGCCAGAGGCGGACCCGCACTTCTGGCACATGCGCAGCGCCGAGGTCGATGCGGTGGAAACGCACGCGTTCGTGCTTGCGGACGCCGAAGACCTGGACGCGGCGCGAGAGGCTTTTGGCGCGCTTAGCGCCCCGTTCGTCGCCCTCGTCGAGGCGCACGGCGCGCCTGCGGGCTACGGCCTCTCGCGGTTCTCCTGCGGCATGCGCTCCGACCTCCCCGAGGGCGGCGTGTGGCTCCAGCGCGGGACCGAAACGCAGAACCCGTACTTCGGGTCTCGGATGCTGGCCTGCGGCACGCGCGGCGCCGCCGTCCCCGCCCGCGCGGACGACATGAGGATGGGCCCGCCAGAGGCCGCCCCCGCCTCTGGCGCGATGCCCGCGCCCGCGATGAGCCACGAGACGATGGATCACAGCGGATGA
- a CDS encoding DUF305 domain-containing protein has product MKGSSYVRFFAMIITSTLVMLALMYSTVYAADHIWWSSTKAFMAVYMGAAMAVVMLAFMLGMYTDAKKNVAIFAGAALLFAGGLWLARSQQTVEDVAWMKAMIPHHSIAILTSTRAEIRDPRVRQLADEIIEAQRREIAEMEALIAELEGQ; this is encoded by the coding sequence ATGAAAGGCTCCTCCTACGTCCGCTTTTTCGCCATGATCATCACCTCCACGCTGGTGATGCTCGCGCTTATGTACTCCACCGTCTACGCCGCCGATCACATCTGGTGGAGCAGTACGAAAGCGTTCATGGCCGTCTACATGGGCGCCGCGATGGCGGTCGTGATGCTGGCGTTCATGCTCGGGATGTACACGGACGCGAAGAAGAACGTCGCCATCTTCGCCGGAGCAGCCCTCCTCTTCGCGGGCGGGCTGTGGCTCGCGCGGAGCCAGCAGACCGTTGAGGACGTGGCGTGGATGAAGGCGATGATCCCGCACCACTCCATCGCCATCCTCACCAGCACGCGCGCCGAGATCCGCGACCCGCGCGTGCGCCAGCTCGCCGACGAGATCATTGAGGCGCAGCGGCGCGAGATCGCCGAGATGGAGGCGCTGATCGCGGAGTTGGAGGGCCAGTAG
- a CDS encoding TolC family protein — protein sequence MLLLALLASGCAGVRPHEAEADLRTTLDGRAEAPVLWRMDADADREADAAVERLLADSLSADEAVQIALLNNRRLQATYEDLGVAQASLVQAGLLGNPVFGGRALWGLDEGGAPDLGFNVAFEFLDVLWIPMRRRVARSEYGAARVRVAEAVLDLAARTRSAYTRAQADRLRLSFQTEITARAEAAYTAALLLREAGTIPAADVLAEQARYEGTRLDLVLAEQAAMESRERLTRTMGLSASDYRLGGRLMPVPDDEPLAQPVSPEADTPEASGETLDVAALEARALESSLALQAARYDAEAVAGRLGLARGAAILPDLELGGELEREDGEWEAGPEAEIVLPLFDQGQARRAALHAELRRARADYAATAVDVRSATRVLASRLGATRRVALQYQRVLLALRADLTAQTLRQYNAMQTGVFGLLLAQEAEADAARRYADALAAYWDARTDLDALLAGRMPDLGASALPSASGAMPAPEAGH from the coding sequence TTGCTCCTCCTCGCCCTTCTTGCGAGCGGCTGCGCGGGTGTCCGGCCGCACGAGGCCGAAGCGGACCTCCGCACCACGCTCGACGGCCGCGCCGAGGCGCCCGTCCTCTGGCGAATGGACGCCGACGCCGACCGCGAGGCCGACGCCGCGGTCGAGCGGCTTCTGGCGGACTCGCTCTCGGCCGACGAGGCGGTCCAGATCGCGCTCCTGAACAACCGGCGGCTCCAGGCCACCTACGAAGACCTCGGCGTCGCCCAGGCCTCGCTTGTCCAGGCCGGCCTGCTCGGCAACCCCGTGTTCGGCGGACGCGCGCTGTGGGGGCTGGACGAGGGCGGCGCGCCCGACCTCGGCTTCAACGTCGCCTTCGAGTTTCTGGACGTGCTCTGGATCCCGATGCGCCGGCGCGTCGCCCGCAGCGAGTACGGCGCCGCGCGCGTCCGCGTGGCCGAGGCCGTGCTCGACCTCGCGGCACGCACCCGAAGCGCCTACACGCGCGCCCAGGCCGACCGCCTCCGCCTGTCGTTCCAGACCGAGATCACCGCCCGCGCCGAGGCCGCCTACACCGCCGCGCTCCTCTTGCGCGAAGCCGGGACGATCCCCGCCGCCGACGTGCTCGCCGAGCAGGCCCGCTACGAAGGGACCCGGCTGGACCTCGTCCTGGCCGAACAGGCCGCGATGGAATCGCGCGAGAGACTGACCCGCACGATGGGGCTCTCCGCCAGCGACTACCGGCTGGGTGGCCGCCTGATGCCGGTCCCGGACGACGAGCCTCTGGCGCAACCCGTCTCGCCAGAGGCAGACACACCAGAGGCCTCTGGCGAAACGCTCGACGTGGCCGCGCTCGAAGCGCGCGCGCTCGAGTCCAGCCTCGCGCTCCAGGCCGCCCGCTACGACGCCGAGGCCGTCGCCGGGCGCCTCGGACTCGCCAGAGGCGCTGCGATCCTGCCCGACCTCGAACTCGGCGGCGAACTCGAACGCGAGGACGGCGAGTGGGAAGCCGGCCCCGAGGCCGAGATCGTGCTCCCCCTGTTCGACCAGGGCCAGGCCCGCCGCGCCGCCCTCCACGCCGAGCTCCGCCGCGCCCGCGCCGACTACGCCGCGACGGCCGTCGACGTGCGCTCGGCCACGCGCGTGCTCGCCTCCCGGCTGGGCGCCACGCGCCGCGTCGCGCTCCAGTACCAACGCGTGCTCCTGGCGCTCCGCGCCGACCTCACGGCCCAGACCCTCCGCCAGTACAACGCCATGCAGACCGGCGTTTTCGGCCTGCTCCTCGCGCAAGAGGCCGAGGCCGACGCTGCCCGACGCTACGCCGACGCCCTCGCGGCCTACTGGGACGCCCGGACCGACCTCGACGCCCTCCTCGCCGGCCGGATGCCCGACCTCGGCGCCTCCGCCCTGCCCTCCGCCTCTGGCGCCATGCCCGCGCCCGAGGCGGGCCATTGA
- a CDS encoding cation:proton antiporter — MDPRIVSFVLLGIGLWGAVALQPWLRRLPISLPMLYVGLGWAAFALPLGLPLLDPVGNEAHTLAAEYLTEFIVIVSLAGAGLAIDRPFGRGWRDVWPLLAVTMPLSILAVSLLGWAWLGLAPAAALLLAASLSPTDPVLARSVQVGPPGENERDDVRFGLTVEAGLNDGLAFPFTYLAIAAAGASGLGPWLAEWAAVDVLWRVGAGLVVGVAVGRFGGWWVFDRSTETGDDNHADDESEGGTNEGLVVMGTLLAAYGLAEMAEGYGFLAVFAGAVAARQRESASDYHERSHHFIDQIEQVVLVGMLLGFGGLLASGVLAALTWPAAFVGLAVILVVRPLAGIVAQVGCGLPWAGRWAVAFLGIRGMGTLYYLAYGQSHADFEGMDVLWATASFAILVSIVLHGLTAGPVMRWLEAHDANVIPEAERVVWPGEEPGG; from the coding sequence ATGGACCCACGCATCGTCAGCTTTGTGCTCCTCGGGATCGGGCTCTGGGGCGCCGTCGCGCTTCAGCCGTGGCTGCGGCGCCTGCCCATCTCCCTGCCGATGCTGTACGTCGGGCTGGGATGGGCCGCGTTCGCGCTCCCGCTCGGGCTGCCCCTCCTCGATCCCGTCGGGAACGAGGCGCACACGCTCGCGGCAGAGTACCTCACGGAGTTTATCGTGATCGTCTCGCTCGCCGGTGCGGGCCTCGCCATCGACCGCCCGTTCGGGCGCGGGTGGCGCGACGTGTGGCCGCTCCTGGCGGTGACGATGCCGCTCTCGATCCTCGCCGTCTCCCTTCTCGGCTGGGCGTGGCTCGGCCTCGCGCCAGCGGCCGCGCTTCTCCTCGCCGCGTCGCTCTCCCCCACCGACCCTGTCCTCGCGCGCAGCGTGCAGGTCGGCCCGCCCGGCGAGAATGAGCGCGACGATGTCCGCTTCGGGCTCACCGTCGAGGCCGGCCTCAACGACGGCCTCGCGTTCCCTTTTACCTACCTCGCGATCGCCGCCGCGGGCGCCAGCGGCCTCGGCCCGTGGCTCGCCGAGTGGGCGGCGGTGGACGTCCTCTGGCGCGTCGGCGCGGGCCTCGTGGTCGGCGTTGCCGTGGGCCGGTTTGGCGGCTGGTGGGTGTTCGACCGTTCGACCGAGACCGGCGACGACAACCACGCCGACGACGAATCGGAGGGCGGGACCAACGAGGGGCTCGTCGTGATGGGGACGCTTCTGGCGGCCTACGGCCTGGCCGAGATGGCCGAGGGATACGGCTTCCTGGCCGTTTTCGCGGGCGCCGTGGCCGCGCGCCAGAGGGAATCCGCGAGCGACTACCACGAGCGCTCGCACCACTTTATCGACCAGATCGAGCAGGTCGTCTTGGTGGGCATGCTGCTGGGCTTCGGCGGCCTCCTGGCCTCTGGCGTGCTCGCGGCGCTGACGTGGCCGGCCGCGTTCGTAGGGCTGGCGGTGATCCTTGTCGTGCGGCCTCTGGCGGGGATCGTGGCGCAGGTGGGGTGCGGTCTGCCGTGGGCGGGGCGCTGGGCCGTCGCGTTCCTGGGCATCCGGGGCATGGGCACGCTCTACTACCTCGCCTACGGCCAGAGCCACGCGGACTTCGAGGGCATGGACGTGCTCTGGGCGACCGCCTCATTCGCGATCCTCGTCTCCATCGTGCTTCACGGCCTCACCGCCGGGCCCGTGATGAGGTGGCTGGAAGCGCACGACGCCAACGTCATCCCCGAAGCGGAGCGTGTGGTGTGGCCCGGAGAGGAACCGGGCGGCTAG
- the hrcA gene encoding heat-inducible transcriptional repressor HrcA yields the protein MPQPLHTPSASDRASLRGGNPFGLSERERDVLGRIVQRFIQSASPIGSKALADDFELSSASLRNTMRTLEEAGFLGHPHTSSGRVPTQQGYRLYVDELMDVRGLSSRDADLLRDTVTRRLGDLEAVARDSSRLLGRLAQLLGVVLTPRLSTGVLDRLEVVPLSSHRVLFVLAIRGGFARTVQAEVEIPVDTNHLDRVVQRLNERLSGLTLDEIRQTGADRLHDLASGDQTGVVRVVLREAPDLFRDPSPERRASISGAQHIVSQPEFSAPETVREVVELAESEDVVVHLLETPALVDPSAPEKAVVLIGRETEHSSGAYSIVAAPYRQGGARGAVAVIGPTRMDYPRAVALVEHVAGLLTDSPD from the coding sequence ATGCCCCAGCCGCTCCACACCCCTTCTGCCTCTGACCGCGCCTCGCTGCGCGGCGGGAATCCGTTCGGCCTCTCCGAGCGCGAGCGGGACGTGCTCGGTCGGATCGTGCAGCGGTTTATCCAGAGCGCGTCGCCCATCGGCTCCAAGGCCCTCGCGGACGACTTCGAGCTGTCCAGCGCCTCGCTCCGCAACACGATGCGGACGCTGGAGGAAGCGGGTTTCCTCGGGCACCCGCACACGTCGTCCGGCCGCGTGCCCACGCAGCAAGGCTACCGGCTGTACGTGGATGAGCTGATGGACGTGCGCGGCCTCTCCTCGCGCGACGCCGACCTCTTGCGCGACACCGTCACGCGGCGCCTGGGTGACCTGGAGGCCGTCGCGCGGGACTCCAGCCGCTTGCTCGGCCGGCTCGCGCAGCTCCTCGGCGTTGTCCTTACGCCGCGTCTCTCGACGGGCGTGTTGGACCGCCTCGAAGTCGTGCCGCTCTCCTCGCACCGCGTCCTCTTCGTACTCGCCATCCGCGGCGGCTTCGCCCGGACCGTGCAGGCCGAGGTCGAGATCCCGGTCGATACGAACCACCTGGACCGCGTGGTGCAGCGCCTCAACGAGCGACTGAGCGGCCTCACGCTAGACGAGATCCGCCAGACCGGCGCCGACCGCCTCCACGACCTCGCCTCTGGCGACCAGACCGGCGTCGTCCGCGTGGTCCTGCGCGAGGCGCCCGACCTTTTCCGCGACCCGTCCCCCGAGCGGCGCGCGTCGATCAGCGGCGCGCAGCACATTGTGAGCCAGCCCGAGTTCTCCGCGCCCGAGACCGTCCGCGAGGTCGTCGAACTGGCCGAGAGTGAGGACGTGGTCGTGCACCTGCTCGAAACGCCGGCGCTCGTGGACCCCTCCGCGCCCGAGAAAGCCGTGGTCCTCATCGGCCGCGAGACCGAGCACTCCAGCGGTGCCTACTCCATCGTTGCCGCGCCGTACCGGCAGGGCGGCGCCAGAGGCGCCGTGGCCGTGATCGGCCCCACCCGCATGGACTACCCCCGCGCCGTCGCCCTCGTGGAGCACGTCGCGGGCCTCCTCACCGATTCCCCCGACTAA
- a CDS encoding DUF302 domain-containing protein, which translates to MSDYTFSRTLDADFATADARTREALADAGFGVLTEIDMAATFKKKLDVDIPAYRILGACNPPLAHKAVQAEPRIGAMLPCNVILRDVGEGKTEVSAVDPVASMAAIENDALGAVAQEVRQRLQDVIVAL; encoded by the coding sequence ATGTCTGACTACACCTTCTCCCGCACCCTCGACGCCGACTTCGCCACCGCCGATGCCCGCACCCGCGAGGCGCTCGCCGACGCCGGCTTCGGCGTCCTCACCGAGATCGACATGGCGGCCACGTTCAAAAAGAAGCTGGACGTGGACATCCCCGCCTACCGCATCCTCGGCGCGTGCAACCCGCCTCTGGCGCACAAAGCCGTCCAGGCCGAGCCGCGCATCGGCGCGATGCTGCCGTGCAACGTCATCCTCCGCGATGTGGGCGAGGGCAAGACGGAGGTCTCGGCGGTAGACCCGGTCGCGAGCATGGCCGCCATCGAGAACGACGCGCTCGGCGCCGTCGCGCAGGAGGTCCGCCAGAGGCTTCAGGACGTGATCGTCGCGCTGTAG
- a CDS encoding endonuclease domain-containing protein: protein MGRLDPLHFRRELRKQQTKAERKLWTILRDRRLASLKFRRQHPLQGYIVDFYCHRARLALELDGSVHDDPARASYDAERQRRIEASGVTVLRFANADAFEQPEATVAAILGAAASHALPHPVPLPEGEGTS from the coding sequence ATGGGCCGACTCGATCCCCTTCACTTCCGGAGAGAGCTACGAAAGCAGCAAACCAAGGCCGAACGCAAGCTCTGGACGATCCTGCGAGACCGCCGCCTCGCCTCGCTCAAATTCCGCCGGCAGCACCCGCTGCAGGGGTACATCGTCGATTTCTACTGCCACCGCGCTCGCCTCGCCCTAGAACTGGACGGCTCTGTTCATGACGACCCGGCCCGCGCCAGCTACGACGCAGAACGCCAGAGGCGCATCGAAGCCTCTGGCGTGACGGTCCTCCGGTTCGCGAACGCCGATGCGTTCGAGCAGCCTGAAGCCACCGTTGCGGCGATCCTCGGTGCGGCGGCTTCGCATGCGCTCCCTCACCCTGTCCCTCTCCCGGAGGGAGAGGGGACGTCGTAG
- a CDS encoding sialidase family protein encodes MRAFLLPLALALLAGCADPTSTSGDSPEATSPAVTEISVPAGADSGRPRLSATPGGTPLLSWTEPDTTRGADGHALRYSFWRDAAWSTPETAASGDDWFVNWADTPGVIPISESLLLAHTLPMHPRGDSPYAYDAAASVGNGRVWTPAALLHDDGMPAEHGFVSVAPLANSSAGVVWLDGRAQSGGHDGDHAGAMSLRYAMLTASGERRGDAVLDVRTCDCCPTAIVSTPEGPLVAYRDRSEAEVRDVAVVRMVDGAWTSPIVPHADGWTINGCPVNGPALSARGASVALAWFTAAGDSARVRLAFSRDSGATWGEAATLDRSAPLGRVGVAFIASGDAAVSWLGTSGDEAVLFVQRVSPSGAARDAVEVARMDGSRASGIPRIVAAGDGVLVAWTDPSAAVPLRTARVQL; translated from the coding sequence ATGCGCGCATTCCTTCTGCCTCTGGCGCTGGCCCTCCTCGCCGGCTGCGCCGATCCGACGTCCACCTCCGGCGACTCGCCAGAGGCTACGAGTCCTGCCGTGACGGAGATCAGCGTCCCAGCGGGCGCGGACAGCGGGCGCCCCCGCCTGAGTGCCACGCCCGGCGGTACGCCGCTCCTCTCGTGGACCGAGCCCGACACCACGCGCGGTGCGGACGGCCACGCGCTTCGCTACAGCTTCTGGCGCGATGCCGCTTGGTCTACGCCCGAGACCGCCGCCAGCGGCGATGACTGGTTCGTCAACTGGGCCGACACCCCCGGCGTGATCCCCATTAGCGAGTCGCTTCTGCTCGCGCACACGCTGCCGATGCACCCCCGCGGCGACTCCCCGTACGCCTACGACGCCGCCGCGAGCGTCGGCAACGGTCGCGTGTGGACGCCAGCGGCGCTCCTCCACGACGACGGCATGCCCGCCGAGCACGGCTTCGTTTCCGTCGCACCTCTGGCGAACAGCAGCGCCGGCGTGGTCTGGCTTGACGGCCGCGCGCAGTCCGGCGGCCACGACGGCGATCACGCGGGCGCGATGTCGCTCCGCTACGCCATGCTGACCGCCTCTGGCGAGCGCCGAGGCGACGCCGTGCTCGACGTGCGCACCTGCGACTGCTGCCCGACCGCGATCGTCTCCACTCCTGAGGGCCCACTCGTCGCCTACCGCGACCGCAGCGAAGCGGAGGTCCGAGACGTCGCCGTGGTTCGGATGGTAGACGGCGCGTGGACCTCGCCCATCGTTCCCCACGCCGACGGATGGACCATCAACGGGTGCCCCGTCAACGGCCCGGCGCTGAGCGCCAGAGGCGCCTCCGTCGCGCTCGCGTGGTTTACCGCCGCGGGCGACAGCGCCCGCGTGCGCCTCGCGTTCTCGCGCGATTCCGGCGCGACGTGGGGTGAGGCCGCCACGCTGGACCGAAGCGCGCCGCTCGGGCGCGTCGGTGTCGCTTTTATCGCCTCTGGCGACGCCGCCGTGAGCTGGCTCGGCACCTCAGGCGACGAGGCAGTTTTGTTTGTGCAGCGCGTCTCCCCCTCTGGCGCCGCGCGAGACGCCGTCGAGGTCGCGCGCATGGACGGCTCGCGCGCCAGCGGCATCCCCCGGATCGTCGCCGCAGGCGACGGCGTCCTCGTCGCGTGGACGGACCCATCCGCAGCGGTCCCGCTCCGCACCGCCCGCGTTCAGCTCTAG